TGATTTCCGCTCGAAAGGAAGATGATGCCGTGCGCCTCGAGCGTGCTGCGCAGGTCGAACAACGCATGCGGCTCGCCCTCAAACTCGCCCTTTTCCAACGCCGTGACGATCTCGACCGGCAGGCCGCTTGCGGCGGCGAGCTCTTCGATGCTCATTCCGATCATGGCGCGCGCGCCGCGTATCTGCGTTGCTGTTATCATGATGCAAAATCTAGCGCATTTGCCGCGCTTCGCAAGTGGCGCAGCGGCTGAACGCGACCTGCTGCAATCTTCAAGCGTCCCGCAATTTTACGCCGAACAGATCGTCATGCATTCGCTCGACGGCGATCCCCATGCCTCCCATGAGAGCGGCGCGGTTGCCGAAGCGGCTGATCTCGATGCGCGGTGGGTAGGGGGTGCAACGCGGCAGAAAAGCGCGGATGGCATTTACGAGTTCCGGCCTTGCGCCGATGCTGCCGCCGGTGATCACCAGTTCCGGGTCGAGAGTTGCTCCGATGGCGGCAATAGCGATAGCCACCAGCCTCGCCGTCTCTTCGATTGCGGCGATGGCGCTCGTTTCGCCTGCATTGAACGCAGCGAAGAGGTCGGCCACGGTTGAGGCGCTGCTCCCGCCGAAACCGGCATAGCGGCGCAGCATCGCGACGCTGCCGACCGCGCTCTCAAAGGTTCCCAGCGTAAAGCCGCCGGGATCAAAAGCATCGCCGCCGAGTGGAAGATAGGCGATTTCGCCAGCCGCGCCACGTGCGCCGCGCAACAGCGCGCCATTGGCGATGATACCCATGCCGATCCCCGTCCCAAGCGCCACGAAAGCAAAGTTGCCGACTTCGACGCCATGTCCTCGCCATCTCTCCCCTTGCGCGGCAAGGTTGACGTCATTTTCGATGATCACCGGTATGCCCATCTTGTCGCTGAACGCTTGCCGCAGATCCATTGCGTCCACGCCGGGAATGTTCGGCGCGACGTTGATATGTCCGGTAGCCGGATCGAGGACGCCGGGGCTGCCGAGAACGACGAGATGCAGCTTGTCGGCCGTCGTCCCCGCCGCAAGCGCGAGTTGAGTGATCAGGTCGCTGAACTGATTGACGAGATGCGGTCCACCGCGCGGGTCAGTGGGCACTTCGGTTTCCACAACGACGTTACCTAACAGGTCGCAGATAGCCGCAGCGATCTTAGTGCCCCCGAGATCGATGGAGACAGCCAGACCCGCGCTTGCGTTGATTTCATAGATGATCGCATTCCGGCCGGGACGACCATCGGTCTGCCCGACAGGTTTCAGCCACCCATCATCCTCAAGATCTCGCACGACATCGGAAATCGTCTGTTTCGACAAGCCGGTCAGCTTGGCAATATCGGCGCGCGAGATCTTCCCCTTGGCTAACACGGTCCGGATCACCGCGTTGGTCGAGATTTTTCGTGCTATGGGAGTCTGCACGATAGACGACGTCATTGCCATCGGGCTGCTCGTTCCAATTAGTTCGAGGTGTAT
This DNA window, taken from Rhizobium etli CFN 42, encodes the following:
- a CDS encoding ROK family transcriptional regulator yields the protein MAMTSSIVQTPIARKISTNAVIRTVLAKGKISRADIAKLTGLSKQTISDVVRDLEDDGWLKPVGQTDGRPGRNAIIYEINASAGLAVSIDLGGTKIAAAICDLLGNVVVETEVPTDPRGGPHLVNQFSDLITQLALAAGTTADKLHLVVLGSPGVLDPATGHINVAPNIPGVDAMDLRQAFSDKMGIPVIIENDVNLAAQGERWRGHGVEVGNFAFVALGTGIGMGIIANGALLRGARGAAGEIAYLPLGGDAFDPGGFTLGTFESAVGSVAMLRRYAGFGGSSASTVADLFAAFNAGETSAIAAIEETARLVAIAIAAIGATLDPELVITGGSIGARPELVNAIRAFLPRCTPYPPRIEISRFGNRAALMGGMGIAVERMHDDLFGVKLRDA
- a CDS encoding helix-turn-helix domain-containing protein, which produces MITATQIRGARAMIGMSIEELAAASGLPVEIVTALEKGEFEGEPHALFDLRSTLEAHGIIFLSSGNQDEGGPGIRLRARTSTDDGIRPENLNAANDD